In Flagellatimonas centrodinii, a single window of DNA contains:
- the epmB gene encoding EF-P beta-lysylation protein EpmB, whose amino-acid sequence MIPKPLKARQIPDWQRALQDSFTRPQDLLDHLGLNGRVPLPPARIPPPFPLRVPRAFVGRMRPGDPNDPLFLQVWPRAAEATVVPGFERDAVGDLARLHGEGLIHKYQGRALVIATGACAVHCRYCFRQHFPYGEQRAARDSWRTLLDRIAADTSLEEIILSGGDPLSLADDKLAALVAGLEAIPHVRRLRLHTRQPVVLPERVDAALLGWLTATRLQTVVVLHINHPQEIDEALRSAIGRLRETGATLLNQSVLLRGVNDHSAVLRDLSEALFACGVLPYYLHLLDRVAGAAHFEVPEDEALRLMQQLSASLPGYLVPRLAREEAGQPAKTTLAWMPTPPSIPSSP is encoded by the coding sequence ATGATACCGAAACCACTCAAGGCCCGGCAGATCCCCGATTGGCAACGGGCCCTGCAGGACAGCTTCACGCGTCCCCAGGACCTGCTCGATCACCTCGGGCTGAACGGCCGGGTGCCACTGCCGCCGGCGCGGATCCCCCCGCCGTTCCCGCTACGGGTGCCCCGGGCCTTTGTCGGGCGCATGCGTCCCGGCGACCCGAATGACCCGCTGTTTCTGCAGGTCTGGCCGCGCGCCGCCGAAGCCACGGTGGTGCCGGGCTTCGAGCGCGATGCGGTCGGCGACCTCGCACGCCTTCATGGTGAGGGCCTGATCCACAAGTACCAGGGTCGGGCGTTGGTCATCGCCACCGGCGCCTGTGCGGTGCACTGCCGCTACTGCTTCCGTCAGCACTTCCCCTACGGCGAGCAACGCGCTGCGCGCGACAGCTGGCGCACCCTGCTCGACCGAATTGCCGCAGACACCAGCCTGGAAGAGATCATCCTCTCCGGTGGCGACCCGCTGTCGCTGGCCGACGACAAGCTGGCGGCACTGGTGGCCGGACTCGAGGCCATTCCCCATGTACGACGCCTGCGTCTGCACACCCGTCAGCCGGTGGTCCTGCCGGAGCGAGTCGACGCCGCCCTGCTGGGCTGGCTGACCGCCACCCGCCTGCAAACGGTGGTGGTGCTGCACATCAACCATCCGCAGGAAATCGACGAGGCGCTACGGTCCGCCATCGGCCGGCTCCGCGAAACCGGCGCCACTCTGCTGAACCAGTCGGTATTGCTGCGCGGGGTCAACGACCATTCGGCGGTGCTGCGCGACCTTTCGGAAGCGCTGTTCGCCTGCGGCGTGCTGCCGTACTATCTTCACCTCCTTGACCGCGTGGCTGGCGCCGCGCATTTCGAAGTGCCCGAAGACGAGGCCCTGAGATTGATGCAACAGCTCAGCGCCAGCCTGCCGGGCTATCTGGTTCCCCGTCTGGCCCGCGAAGAGGCGGGCCAGCCTGCCAAGACGACCCTTGCATGGATGCCCACCCCGCCATCGATTCCCTCCTCCCCATGA
- the epmA gene encoding EF-P lysine aminoacylase EpmA, translated as MAPSSSRRTGGSPEGIDPYWAPTATIEQLKARADLYRSIRAFFDARGVMEVETPILSAHATVDRHIDSFAAAPHGFLHTSPEFAMKRLLCAGSGPIWQIAKVFRAEESGRYHNPEFSLLEWYRPGYDHHRLMDEVEALLRGLGAVGPFARLTYAEAFRCHAGFDPETVALDHLRTLPEAEALDDGADRDTLLDLWMSFRVGPELGREFPCFLHDFPASQAALSRVVAGKAQRFELFWDGLELANGFHELADADEQQRRFEADQARRQAEGRPVPPYDRHLIAALHAGLPDCAGVALGLDRLLMRLTGAASLAEVMAFDSGRA; from the coding sequence GTGGCCCCCTCGAGTTCGCGGAGGACGGGCGGCAGCCCCGAAGGAATCGACCCGTACTGGGCGCCCACCGCCACGATCGAGCAACTTAAGGCGCGGGCGGACCTGTATCGGTCCATCCGCGCCTTTTTTGATGCGCGTGGGGTGATGGAGGTGGAAACGCCGATCCTCTCCGCGCACGCCACCGTCGACCGCCATATCGACAGCTTTGCCGCTGCGCCTCACGGCTTCCTTCACACCTCCCCCGAATTCGCGATGAAGCGTCTGCTGTGTGCCGGCAGCGGGCCGATCTGGCAGATCGCCAAGGTGTTTCGTGCCGAGGAATCAGGCCGTTATCACAATCCGGAGTTCAGTCTGCTGGAGTGGTATCGACCCGGGTATGACCACCATCGGCTGATGGACGAGGTGGAGGCCTTGTTGCGGGGACTCGGAGCGGTCGGCCCGTTCGCCCGCCTGACCTACGCCGAGGCGTTCCGGTGCCATGCCGGCTTTGATCCGGAGACCGTCGCGCTGGACCACTTGCGCACCCTGCCCGAGGCGGAGGCCCTGGATGACGGCGCAGACCGCGACACCCTGCTCGACCTGTGGATGAGCTTTCGCGTCGGGCCGGAGCTGGGGCGGGAATTCCCCTGCTTTCTGCATGACTTTCCTGCCAGCCAGGCCGCGTTGTCACGGGTGGTCGCGGGCAAGGCACAACGCTTCGAGCTGTTCTGGGATGGCCTGGAGCTGGCCAACGGCTTTCATGAACTGGCCGATGCCGACGAGCAGCAGCGCCGCTTCGAGGCCGACCAGGCGCGACGGCAGGCCGAAGGACGACCGGTGCCGCCCTACGACCGCCACCTGATTGCCGCCTTGCACGCCGGGCTGCCGGATTGCGCCGGTGTCGCGCTGGGCCTCGACCGCCTGCTGATGCGACTCACCGGCGCCGCATCACTGGCCGAGGTAATGGCCTTTGACAGCGGGCGTGCGTGA
- a CDS encoding EAL domain-containing response regulator has protein sequence MDAHPAIDSLLPMNLGNGAVILVMAEAENTARRIESYLRNSGHPVRVAWIPDLEDLEDSLRRSAPNLLLVEQALIKSEFASVAKLGQRWAPDLPILLLAEQISLEMTAAAIALGAQDVVCASDDDLMLRHLQLLCMREFTHHHHLHELRQLRRRMQSFEVRHQQLLADTQDAIVHLHDGIITHCNPAFAEKLGLDDASSLLGQTLMDLVVPEHQSRVKAHFKRLNKHRGALDDDDRHLDCQLRRSDDQPGPEVHAELDESEEDGEPIITLMIRATVAPVVDEPTAPADVFRSLRERLAAPRTKDRPLAILAIMVDDFRGMESRLGHLDAGEAADRVHDWLTESAMTSADRLFRTGVHEWVALTSRNDTRDIVRHAEDIAERVQRQVFTTSGHEAHLSLTVAGYPLAVSESATAAMGRIVDEARERSAKGGRQAVVLGPTALASRQVQAIREQAETVRAALADNRMKLAYQSIASLEGDARQHFDVLLRMITPEGEEQHASAFIGAAQQFGLMAAIDRWVIERALHMQSKRKGADVHSSLFVKISEQSVKEADSFITWFTALVAQRPLQPHELIFEFQEVNVQSHIRKARQLAEAVLPLGVEVAIEHFGIGAHSAQLVEHLPVRYLKFHPVFTQEFDNRDRLSRMSELMDVAKKNKIKTIVSHVENAQAMAKLWQLGVNFIQGYSVQEPEVVLLAADLRP, from the coding sequence ATGGATGCCCACCCCGCCATCGATTCCCTCCTCCCCATGAACCTCGGCAACGGCGCAGTCATTCTGGTGATGGCAGAGGCGGAAAACACCGCCCGCCGGATCGAGAGCTATCTGCGCAACAGCGGACATCCGGTGCGCGTCGCCTGGATCCCCGACCTCGAGGACCTCGAAGACAGCCTGCGCCGGAGCGCGCCCAACCTGCTGCTGGTGGAACAGGCCTTGATCAAGTCCGAGTTCGCCAGCGTGGCCAAGTTGGGCCAACGTTGGGCGCCGGACCTGCCAATCCTGCTGCTGGCCGAGCAGATCAGCCTGGAAATGACCGCAGCCGCCATCGCGCTCGGTGCCCAGGACGTCGTATGTGCCAGCGATGACGACCTGATGCTGCGGCACCTGCAACTGCTGTGCATGCGCGAATTCACCCACCATCATCACCTGCATGAACTCCGGCAGCTGCGCCGGCGCATGCAGAGCTTCGAGGTGCGCCACCAGCAACTGCTGGCCGACACCCAGGACGCCATCGTCCACCTGCACGACGGCATCATCACCCACTGCAACCCGGCCTTTGCCGAGAAACTGGGGCTGGATGACGCTTCGTCGTTGCTGGGCCAGACGCTGATGGACCTGGTAGTGCCCGAGCATCAATCCCGGGTCAAGGCGCACTTCAAGCGGCTCAACAAGCATCGGGGTGCGCTCGATGACGATGACCGGCATCTCGACTGCCAGCTGCGGCGCAGCGACGACCAGCCGGGGCCGGAGGTACACGCCGAACTCGATGAAAGCGAGGAAGACGGCGAGCCGATCATCACCCTGATGATCCGCGCCACGGTGGCGCCGGTCGTCGACGAACCGACGGCCCCGGCCGACGTGTTCCGCAGCCTCCGGGAACGACTGGCCGCACCGCGGACCAAGGACAGGCCGCTGGCGATTCTGGCGATCATGGTCGATGACTTCCGCGGCATGGAGTCACGTCTGGGGCATCTTGATGCCGGCGAAGCCGCCGACCGGGTCCACGACTGGCTGACCGAGAGCGCGATGACCAGTGCCGACCGACTGTTCCGCACCGGGGTCCACGAATGGGTGGCGCTGACCAGCCGCAACGACACCCGCGACATCGTCCGCCACGCCGAAGACATCGCCGAACGGGTGCAACGCCAGGTGTTCACCACCAGCGGCCATGAAGCCCACCTCAGCCTGACCGTCGCCGGTTACCCGCTGGCGGTCAGCGAATCGGCCACCGCGGCGATGGGCCGGATTGTCGACGAGGCGCGGGAGCGCTCGGCCAAGGGCGGCCGCCAGGCGGTGGTGCTGGGCCCGACGGCGCTGGCCTCCCGGCAGGTACAGGCGATCCGCGAGCAGGCCGAAACCGTGCGCGCTGCACTCGCCGACAACCGCATGAAACTGGCCTACCAGTCGATCGCCAGCCTCGAGGGCGATGCCCGCCAGCACTTCGACGTGCTGCTTCGCATGATCACCCCGGAAGGCGAGGAACAACATGCCTCTGCCTTCATCGGTGCGGCACAGCAGTTCGGCCTGATGGCCGCCATTGACCGCTGGGTCATCGAGCGCGCCCTGCACATGCAGAGCAAGCGCAAGGGCGCCGACGTCCACTCCAGCCTGTTCGTGAAAATTTCCGAGCAGTCGGTGAAGGAAGCGGACAGCTTCATTACCTGGTTCACCGCGCTGGTGGCGCAACGCCCGTTGCAGCCGCACGAACTGATCTTCGAGTTCCAGGAAGTGAACGTGCAGAGCCACATCCGCAAGGCCCGCCAGCTGGCCGAGGCGGTGCTACCGCTGGGAGTGGAGGTGGCCATCGAGCATTTCGGCATCGGCGCCCACTCCGCACAGCTGGTCGAACATCTGCCGGTGCGCTACCTCAAGTTCCACCCGGTCTTCACCCAGGAATTCGACAACCGCGACCGGCTGTCGCGCATGAGTGAACTGATGGATGTCGCCAAGAAGAACAAGATCAAGACCATCGTCAGCCATGTCGAGAACGCCCAGGCCATGGCCAAGCTCTGGCAGCTCGGGGTGAACTTCATCCAGGGCTATTCCGTGCAGGAACCGGAAGTGGTCCTGCTGGCCGCCGATCTCCGGCCCTGA
- the efp gene encoding elongation factor P → MATVSTNEMKAGTKVLIDGDPYAVIDNEYRKPGKGQATNSLKVRNLKTGRVLEKTLRSGDGWEVADIEETDMQYLYNDGEFWHFMNPSSYEQIQASQAAVEDAAKWIKGEETCRVMLWNGVPLYISPPNTVELQITETDPGVRGDTSGGGGKPATLETGAVVRVPLFVQQGELVKCDTRTGEYMGRVGK, encoded by the coding sequence ATGGCAACGGTTAGCACCAATGAAATGAAGGCGGGTACCAAGGTTCTGATCGACGGCGACCCCTATGCCGTCATCGATAACGAGTACCGCAAGCCCGGCAAGGGCCAGGCCACCAACTCCCTGAAGGTGCGCAACCTGAAGACCGGCCGCGTGCTGGAGAAGACCTTGCGGTCCGGAGATGGCTGGGAAGTCGCCGACATCGAAGAGACGGACATGCAGTACCTCTACAACGATGGTGAGTTCTGGCACTTCATGAACCCCTCGTCGTATGAGCAGATCCAGGCCTCCCAGGCGGCGGTGGAAGATGCTGCCAAGTGGATCAAGGGCGAAGAAACCTGCCGCGTCATGCTGTGGAACGGCGTACCGCTCTACATCAGCCCGCCCAACACGGTGGAACTGCAGATCACCGAAACCGATCCCGGCGTCCGGGGCGACACCTCCGGCGGTGGCGGCAAGCCCGCCACCCTGGAAACCGGTGCCGTGGTGCGCGTGCCGCTGTTCGTCCAGCAGGGCGAACTCGTCAAGTGCGACACCCGGACCGGTGAATACATGGGGCGTGTCGGCAAGTAA